One genomic region from Kamptonema formosum PCC 6407 encodes:
- a CDS encoding coiled-coil domain-containing protein: MSQTIAELEAEIAPLQAEVLSLEGKLDEIRQQRSSFRVAVAFPKNNSPEALAQFHKHNAAAAANWVQQLKEIDKSIQALEIQLKHKETLLTHKQAELDRLRSQQEWLELERQVQAGGKLLQSQAQKINQLAAQLEVEIQSFKAIYQEVNPSYCQWLQKPVTIVQFSATTIPHVFFQGNKFELGNKEIDWNQELEIENGEL, encoded by the coding sequence ATGAGCCAGACGATCGCAGAACTTGAAGCCGAAATCGCCCCCTTGCAAGCGGAAGTCCTTTCCCTGGAAGGGAAACTCGATGAAATTCGCCAACAGCGCTCTTCATTCCGAGTCGCTGTTGCCTTCCCTAAAAATAACTCACCGGAAGCTCTTGCCCAATTTCACAAGCATAATGCTGCGGCTGCGGCTAATTGGGTACAACAACTTAAGGAGATTGACAAAAGTATCCAAGCTCTAGAAATTCAACTCAAGCACAAAGAAACTTTACTAACACACAAGCAGGCTGAGTTGGATCGGTTACGCTCTCAGCAGGAATGGTTGGAACTTGAGCGACAGGTGCAAGCGGGAGGAAAGCTTTTGCAATCTCAAGCTCAAAAAATTAATCAGCTAGCAGCACAGCTAGAGGTGGAAATTCAGTCTTTTAAGGCAATTTACCAGGAGGTGAATCCGAGTTATTGCCAGTGGTTACAAAAACCTGTAACTATTGTTCAGTTTTCGGCAACGACAATTCCTCATGTTTTCTTTCAAGGCAATAAATTTGAGCTGGGGAATAAGGAAATTGACTGGAATCAGGAATTGGAAATTGAAAATGGGGAGTTATAG